One region of Solanum pennellii chromosome 6, SPENNV200 genomic DNA includes:
- the LOC107022687 gene encoding CBL-interacting protein kinase 18-like, with protein MVKNGNVVMQKYELGRLLGQGNFGKVYYGRDLESGQTVAIKVIDKEKVQKAELTEQTKREISIMAIVKHPHVVQLYEVMATKSKIYFVIEQAKGGELFNKLTKGRLKEDAARKLFQQLINAVEFCHSRGVYHRDLKPENLLLDENGNLKVSDFGLSALAESKRQDGLLYTTCGTPAYVAPEVIRRKGYEGAKADIWSCGVILFVLLAGYLPFYDSNLIYLYRKICKAEYKCPNWFPLEVRKLLYRIFDPNPHKRISIAKIKESSWFKKGLGSKQVVNQNVIADGDAVSSSNSEDNTKLELIKPASISAFDIICWFNLSGLLINNDQKEELRFTSVKPVPVIISKLVEVGKSLNLEVKKKEVGFLMLEGLNESRYETLCIGVQIFEISVSRYFIELSRSSGDAIDYQNMLTQTIRPALEEIVQAWQGVQSHQQSLK; from the coding sequence ATGGTGAAAAATGGAAATGTAGTGATGCAAAAATATGAATTGGGGAGATTATTAGGTCAAGGCAACTTTGGTAAGGTTTATTATGGAAGGGATCTGGAAAGCGGACAGACTGTAGCCATTAAAGTAATTGATAAAGAGAAGGTTCAGAAAGCTGAATTGACTGAACAGACGAAACGAGAGATATCCATTATGGCAATAGTCAAACATCCACATGTTGTGCAGCTATACGAGGTCATGGCAACTAAGAGTAAGATTTACTTTGTGATCGAACAGGCCAAAGGTGGCGAGCTTTTCAATAAACTGACAAAGGGCAGACTCAAGGAAGACGCTGCTAGAAAGTTGTTTCAGCAACTGATCAATGCAGTTGAATTTTGCCACAGCCGAGGTGTTTATCACCGTGATCTCAAACCAGAAAATCTCCTACTGGATGAGAATGGAAACCTAAAGGTCTCAGACTTTGGTTTGAGTGCATTAGCTGAGTCTAAGCGACAAGACGGGTTACTTTACACAACCTGTGGTACACCAGCATATGTTGCTCCTGAGGTGATCCGTAGAAAAGGATATGAGGGTGCCAAAGCTGACATCTGGTCTTGTGGAGTGATTTTATTTGTCTTGTTGGCTGGTTATCTTCCATTCTATGACTCAAATCTTATTTATCTGTATAGGAAGATATGCAAGGCGGAGTACAAATGTCCTAATTGGTTCCCTCTAGAAGTGCGTAAACTTCTCTATAGGATCTTCGACCCAAACCCTCATAAAAGGATTTCAATAGCCAAAATAAAGGAAAGCTCCTGGTTTAAGAAAGGATTGGGATCTAAACAAGTAGTGAACCAAAATGTTATTGCAGATGGTGATGCTGTTTCCAGTTCAAATTCGGAGGATAATACCAAGTTAGAGTTGATAAAACCTGCAAGCATTAGTGCATTTGATATCATCTGCTGGTTTAATTTGTCTGGTTTATTAATAAACAATGATCAAAAGGAGGAGCTGCGATTCACATCAGTGAAACCTGTCCCAGTCATCATATCCAAGCTTGTGGAAGTTGGCAAGAGTCTAAACCTTGaagtaaagaagaaagaagttGGATTTCTTATGTTGGAGGGATTAAATGAGAGCAGATATGAAACCTTGTGCATTGGCGTGCAAATCTTTGAAATTTCTGTATCCCGTTACTTCATTGAGCTGAGTAGGTCAAGTGGTGATGCGATTGATTACCAAAACATGTTGACGCAAACTATCAGACCAGCTCTTGAGGAAATTGTTCAGGCTTGGCAAGGTGTGCAATCTCATCAACAATCACTAAAATGA